Proteins from one Streptomyces genisteinicus genomic window:
- a CDS encoding chloride channel protein, which produces MTPPAEASTLRRTVISRGYLRLLLLSVLLGAPISLACFFFVGFQHELQHWVWESLPEALGHDRAPWWWPLPALTLAGLIAAPIITRTPGAGGHVPVHGLGGDPIGPKQLPGTALVALTTLPLGVVLGPEAPLMAVGSALALLAVRALRATPDPKASLVIATTGSTAAIATILGNPLVAAIMVIEAAGLAGAQMVALLLPCLLASAAGALVFTGFGNWTGLTIGALSLPTVPPDVDPDAGDFLWGVPAAVLIGVLLTAGRGLGRRVLTWTGRQTAVRTVACAVAAGGCIAVYALVTGRSPEEAALSGQATLAVLAEDPHAWPVSALIALVVFKGVAWGICLGSLRGGPIFPSVLLGAAVGIACAGLPGLGVTAGLALGVAAAAAVVTGLPLTAAVLALLLLGPGAHSQTPLIVIASVTAFLTGQLLARRDAATKES; this is translated from the coding sequence GTGACCCCGCCGGCCGAGGCGTCCACACTGCGCCGGACCGTGATCAGCCGCGGCTATCTGCGGCTGCTGCTGCTGTCGGTCCTGCTCGGCGCACCGATCTCCCTCGCCTGCTTCTTCTTCGTCGGCTTCCAGCACGAACTGCAGCACTGGGTGTGGGAGTCGCTGCCCGAGGCGCTCGGCCACGACCGGGCGCCGTGGTGGTGGCCGCTGCCCGCCCTGACCCTCGCCGGTCTCATCGCGGCGCCGATCATCACACGGACGCCGGGGGCGGGCGGCCACGTCCCGGTGCACGGCCTTGGCGGCGATCCGATCGGGCCGAAACAGCTGCCGGGTACGGCACTGGTCGCCCTCACCACCCTGCCGCTGGGCGTGGTGCTCGGCCCGGAGGCGCCGCTGATGGCCGTGGGCAGCGCGCTGGCGCTGCTCGCGGTGCGGGCCCTGCGGGCGACACCCGATCCGAAGGCGTCGCTGGTGATCGCCACCACCGGGTCGACGGCGGCGATCGCGACGATCCTCGGCAACCCGCTCGTCGCCGCGATCATGGTGATCGAGGCCGCGGGCCTCGCGGGGGCCCAGATGGTGGCGCTGCTGCTGCCCTGCCTGCTCGCCAGCGCCGCCGGGGCCCTGGTGTTCACCGGCTTCGGCAACTGGACCGGGCTGACGATCGGGGCGCTCAGCCTTCCGACCGTGCCCCCGGACGTCGACCCCGACGCCGGTGACTTCCTGTGGGGCGTCCCCGCCGCGGTCCTGATCGGCGTCCTGCTGACCGCCGGGCGCGGCCTGGGACGACGGGTGCTGACGTGGACCGGCCGGCAGACGGCGGTGCGCACGGTGGCCTGTGCCGTGGCGGCCGGTGGATGCATCGCCGTGTACGCGCTGGTCACCGGACGCTCCCCCGAAGAGGCGGCACTGTCCGGGCAGGCCACACTCGCCGTGCTCGCCGAGGACCCGCACGCCTGGCCGGTGTCCGCCCTGATCGCCCTGGTCGTATTCAAGGGCGTGGCGTGGGGCATCTGTCTCGGCAGCCTGCGGGGCGGTCCGATCTTCCCCTCCGTGCTGCTGGGAGCCGCCGTCGGCATCGCGTGCGCGGGGCTGCCCGGGCTCGGCGTCACGGCGGGCCTGGCGCTCGGTGTCGCGGCCGCCGCGGCGGTGGTGACCGGGCTGCCGCTGACGGCGGCGGTGCTGGCGCTCCTGCTGCTCGGCCCCGGCGCACACAGCCAGACGCCCCTGATCGTGATCGCCTCGGTGACGGCGTTCCTGACGGGACAGCTGCTGGCACGGCGCGACGCGGCGACGAAGGAGAGCTGA
- a CDS encoding PucR family transcriptional regulator, translating into MVARELPDTYLEGFAEILAEVGRTGRRLTRDEVDGRRALGEQAASSGHGLRSLVISHLAATRVGWPVTTAPDRVLAAVEQAVDAFAEGYERAQRLAVRKEEAARREFIDDLLHGRSDPGRIVQRAERFGLRLAHAHAVGVAEGVEPYDDTHPVTRTVEAALFARFGDRRLLLTTKDDRIICVVPGDQDEVVKYFAKQAYAATGGQAAIGRPHSGAGGVVRSYEEALNALDLAKRVGLDEPVLFAADLLVYPVLARDREAMADLVRNALGPLREARGGAEPLLETLHAYFDAGCVSAQAARRLNLSVRALTYRLDRIHRLTGTDPANPQHRFTLQTAAVGARLLDWPAKEL; encoded by the coding sequence ATGGTGGCGCGGGAGTTGCCGGACACGTATCTCGAGGGTTTCGCGGAGATCCTCGCCGAGGTCGGCAGGACCGGCAGACGCCTGACACGCGACGAGGTGGACGGCCGCCGCGCACTCGGCGAACAGGCGGCGTCGTCGGGGCACGGGCTGCGGTCCCTGGTCATCAGCCATCTTGCGGCGACGCGGGTCGGCTGGCCGGTCACCACCGCGCCGGACCGGGTCCTGGCCGCGGTCGAGCAGGCCGTGGACGCCTTCGCCGAGGGATACGAACGCGCCCAGCGTCTCGCCGTGCGCAAGGAGGAGGCGGCGCGCCGGGAGTTCATCGACGATCTCCTGCACGGGCGCTCGGACCCGGGGCGCATCGTCCAGCGGGCCGAGCGCTTCGGGCTGCGGCTCGCACACGCGCACGCGGTCGGCGTCGCCGAGGGCGTGGAACCGTACGACGACACCCACCCGGTCACCAGGACGGTCGAGGCGGCGCTCTTCGCCCGGTTCGGAGACCGGCGGCTGCTGCTCACGACCAAGGACGACCGGATCATCTGCGTGGTGCCCGGCGACCAGGACGAGGTCGTGAAGTACTTCGCCAAGCAGGCGTACGCGGCGACGGGAGGGCAGGCCGCGATCGGGCGCCCGCACTCGGGCGCGGGAGGGGTGGTCCGCTCCTACGAGGAGGCCCTGAACGCGCTCGACCTCGCCAAGCGCGTCGGACTCGACGAGCCCGTGCTCTTCGCCGCCGACCTGCTCGTCTACCCCGTGCTCGCACGGGACCGGGAGGCCATGGCTGACCTGGTGCGCAACGCGCTCGGGCCGCTGCGCGAGGCGCGGGGCGGGGCGGAGCCCTTGCTGGAGACGCTGCACGCGTACTTCGACGCGGGGTGCGTCTCGGCCCAGGCGGCCCGGCGGCTCAACCTGAGTGTGCGCGCGCTGACGTACCGCCTCGACCGCATCCACCGGCTGACCGGCACCGACCCGGCGAACCCCCAGCACCGGTTCACCCTGCAGACGGCGGCCGTGGGGGCACGGCTCCTGGACTGGCCGGCCAAGGAGCTGTGA
- a CDS encoding SPFH domain-containing protein: MDAITMGIGVLIAVVLLVTVCLLLVVTRLFRKVEQGKALIVSKMRTVDVTFTGQVVLPVLHKAEIMDISVKTIDITRTGRDGLICRDNIRADIRISFFVRVNKTVEDVIKVAQAIGTARASDKETLQELFNAKFSEALKTVGKQMDFTDLYTKRDELRDRIIQLIGTDLNGYSLEDAAIDYLEQTPLAQLDPSNVLDAQGIRKITELTAVEHVRTNEFQRTEEKEITRQNVDAREAILELERRQADAEIKQRREIDTVRAREEAETARVMEEERLRAQSAFLRTEEQLGIQRENQAREVAVAEKNRERVIAVENERIEKDRMLEVIARERETALTRIAADKEVEAERREIAEVVRERVAVDRTVAEQEESIKRLRAVEEAERERQAVVIAAEAEAQEKLVKDIKAAEAAEQAAVHRAAEEVTLAEARVKAADLDARAKLRLAEGVQAEAAAEGLAAVQVREKEADAIEKAGRAEAEAAQARLLAEAEGVRAKGAANAAAIGEKLRAEAAGLTEKAAAMAALDEASRGHEEYRLRLEAEKDIRLAGLDVQRQVAEAQATVLATGLESADISIVGGESVFLDRLMSAVSLGKGVDSFVENSQTAQTLAKPWLDGSGRFTDDLTTILGSVSTNDVQNLTVSALLMRLMRSGGAGGGDMSGLLREVERLGLSDLTIGALSANAPADERAPVSASAPSVAHTPLNGTPAV; this comes from the coding sequence ATGGACGCCATCACCATGGGCATAGGCGTGCTCATCGCCGTCGTACTGCTCGTCACCGTCTGCCTGCTGCTCGTCGTCACCCGCCTGTTCCGCAAGGTCGAGCAGGGCAAGGCGCTGATCGTCTCCAAGATGCGCACGGTCGACGTCACCTTCACCGGACAGGTCGTCCTGCCGGTGCTGCACAAGGCCGAGATCATGGACATCTCGGTGAAGACCATCGACATCACCCGCACCGGGCGGGACGGCCTCATCTGCCGCGACAACATCCGGGCCGACATCCGCATCTCGTTCTTCGTGCGCGTCAACAAGACGGTGGAGGACGTCATCAAGGTCGCCCAGGCCATCGGCACCGCTCGGGCCAGCGACAAGGAGACCCTGCAGGAACTCTTCAACGCCAAGTTCTCCGAGGCGCTGAAGACCGTCGGCAAGCAGATGGACTTCACCGATCTCTACACCAAGCGCGACGAGCTGCGGGACCGGATCATCCAGCTCATCGGCACCGACCTCAACGGCTACAGCCTCGAGGACGCGGCGATCGACTACCTGGAGCAGACCCCGCTCGCCCAGCTCGACCCGTCCAATGTCCTCGACGCGCAGGGCATCCGCAAGATCACCGAGCTGACGGCCGTGGAGCACGTGCGCACCAACGAGTTCCAGCGCACGGAGGAGAAGGAGATCACCCGGCAGAACGTGGACGCCCGCGAGGCGATCCTGGAGCTGGAGCGCCGGCAGGCCGACGCCGAGATCAAGCAGCGCCGCGAGATCGACACCGTGCGCGCCCGCGAGGAGGCCGAGACGGCCCGCGTCATGGAGGAGGAGCGACTGCGCGCGCAGAGCGCCTTCCTGCGCACCGAGGAGCAGTTGGGCATCCAGCGCGAGAACCAGGCCCGCGAGGTGGCCGTCGCGGAGAAGAACCGTGAGCGGGTCATCGCCGTCGAGAACGAGCGCATCGAGAAGGACCGGATGCTGGAGGTCATCGCCCGCGAGCGGGAGACCGCCCTCACCAGGATCGCGGCGGACAAGGAGGTCGAGGCGGAGCGCAGGGAGATCGCCGAGGTCGTCCGCGAGCGGGTGGCGGTGGACCGTACGGTCGCCGAGCAGGAGGAGTCCATCAAGCGGCTGCGCGCCGTGGAGGAGGCCGAGCGGGAGCGTCAGGCCGTCGTCATCGCGGCCGAGGCCGAGGCCCAGGAGAAGCTGGTCAAGGACATCAAGGCGGCGGAGGCCGCAGAGCAGGCAGCCGTCCACCGGGCGGCCGAGGAGGTCACTCTGGCCGAGGCCCGGGTGAAGGCCGCGGACCTCGACGCCCGCGCGAAGCTGCGGCTGGCGGAGGGCGTCCAGGCGGAGGCCGCGGCGGAGGGACTCGCCGCCGTGCAGGTGCGGGAGAAGGAGGCCGACGCGATCGAGAAGGCCGGCCGCGCGGAGGCGGAGGCAGCCCAGGCGCGGCTGCTCGCCGAGGCCGAGGGAGTACGGGCCAAGGGCGCGGCGAACGCCGCGGCGATCGGCGAGAAGCTGCGCGCGGAGGCGGCGGGTCTCACGGAGAAGGCGGCCGCCATGGCCGCGCTCGACGAGGCGTCCCGGGGCCACGAGGAGTACCGGCTCCGGCTGGAGGCGGAGAAGGACATCCGGCTCGCCGGGCTCGATGTCCAGCGCCAGGTCGCCGAGGCGCAGGCCACGGTGCTCGCGACGGGACTGGAGAGCGCCGACATCAGCATCGTCGGCGGCGAGTCCGTCTTCCTCGACCGGCTCATGTCGGCGGTCTCGCTGGGCAAGGGCGTGGACTCCTTCGTGGAGAACTCACAGACCGCGCAGACCCTCGCCAAGCCGTGGCTGGACGGTTCGGGCCGCTTCACGGACGACCTGACCACGATCCTCGGCTCGGTGTCGACGAACGACGTGCAGAACCTGACCGTCTCCGCCCTGCTGATGCGGCTGATGCGGTCGGGCGGCGCCGGGGGCGGGGACATGAGCGGGCTCCTGCGGGAGGTCGAGCGCCTCGGTCTGTCCGACCTGACGATCGGTGCCCTGTCCGCGAACGCGCCCGCCGACGAGCGCGCACCCGTGTCCGCGAGCGCACCGTCCGTCGCGCATACGCCCCTGAACGGCACGCCGGCCGTCTGA
- a CDS encoding TerD family protein: MGVSLSKGGNVSLTKEAPGLTAVVVGLGWDVRTTTGTDFDLDASALLVDASGKVLSDGHFVFFNNLKSPDGSVEHTGDNLTGEGEGDDEQIKVNLAGVAPEVDKIVFPVSIHEGESRGQSFGQVRNAFIRVVNQADNNELARYDLSEDASTETAMVFGELYRNGAEWKFRAVGQGYASGLRGIAQDFGVNI, from the coding sequence ATGGGTGTCAGCCTTTCCAAGGGCGGCAATGTCTCGCTCACCAAGGAGGCCCCGGGCCTGACCGCGGTCGTCGTGGGTCTCGGCTGGGACGTACGGACGACGACCGGCACGGACTTCGACCTCGACGCGAGCGCGCTGCTGGTCGACGCGAGCGGCAAGGTCCTCAGCGACGGGCACTTCGTCTTCTTCAACAACCTCAAGAGCCCCGACGGCTCCGTCGAGCACACCGGTGACAACCTCACCGGTGAGGGCGAGGGCGACGACGAGCAGATCAAGGTCAACCTCGCGGGCGTCGCCCCCGAGGTCGACAAGATCGTCTTCCCGGTCTCGATCCACGAGGGCGAGAGCCGCGGCCAGTCCTTCGGCCAGGTGCGCAACGCGTTCATCCGCGTCGTCAACCAGGCCGACAACAACGAGCTGGCCCGCTACGACCTGAGCGAGGACGCCTCCACGGAGACCGCGATGGTCTTCGGCGAGCTCTACCGCAACGGCGCCGAGTGGAAGTTCCGCGCCGTCGGCCAGGGTTACGCCTCCGGCCTGCGCGGCATCGCGCAGGACTTCGGCGTCAACATCTGA
- a CDS encoding ABC transporter permease, with product MKLRRAAVRPVAGGRTRTPLLLAVPALLAVALLVLPLAGVLVRTEWDELGAHLTDPATTEALRLSLVVSFWALGLSLVLGVPLAWLLARVPFPGKAVVRSLVLLPMVLPPTVGGVALLLAFGRRGLLGPWLEDTFGVTLPFHTSGAVLAATFVAMPFLVISLEGALGGLRPRYEETAASLGASPVRVFFTVTLPMVAPGLLAGAALTWARALGEFGATITFAGNLPGTTQTLPLQVFLLLQERPEAATSVSLLLLVIAMAVLVALRGRWTGTPRERTSGRTPPADTEPGPEREATAAGAPEERAAARDGGWGLEAAFTGFNELALEAGPGTTIAVVGPNGAGKTTLLRALLGLTTRSRARLRLGEEDVSALPPHRRGVAWVPQDGALFPHLTALSNTAYGLRAQGVARAEARRSAQRWLDRLGVGHLAGRRPSQLSGGQAGRVALARALATRPRLLLLDEPLAALDQTTRARVRHELRTHLVTFGGVCLIVTHDPVEAVSLADRVLVLDEGRAVQDAPPAEVTRHPRSPWVARMLGRNAWAGTATAHGLDLAGGGALVAAEPPPVGASALAIIAPEAVSLHRERPGGSPRNVWPGVVREVTASGSRLRVLVGSEQVPDLVAEVTPEAAAELGLADGVPVWAGVKATEVMTVTL from the coding sequence ATGAAGCTCCGCCGTGCCGCGGTCAGGCCCGTCGCCGGCGGGCGGACGCGGACGCCGCTCCTGCTCGCGGTCCCCGCCCTGCTCGCCGTCGCACTGCTGGTGCTGCCGCTGGCCGGCGTCCTCGTCCGGACCGAGTGGGACGAACTGGGCGCCCATCTCACCGATCCCGCGACCACCGAGGCGCTCCGTCTCTCGCTGGTGGTCTCGTTCTGGGCACTCGGGCTGTCCTTGGTGCTCGGGGTGCCGCTGGCCTGGCTGCTCGCCCGGGTGCCCTTCCCCGGCAAGGCGGTCGTACGGTCGCTGGTCCTTCTTCCGATGGTGCTGCCGCCGACGGTCGGCGGGGTGGCGCTGCTGCTCGCGTTCGGCAGGCGGGGCCTGCTCGGGCCCTGGCTGGAGGACACGTTCGGCGTCACGCTGCCCTTCCACACCTCGGGGGCGGTGCTGGCGGCCACGTTCGTCGCCATGCCGTTCCTCGTCATCAGTCTGGAAGGCGCGCTGGGCGGACTGCGGCCGCGCTACGAGGAGACGGCCGCCTCGCTGGGAGCCTCGCCGGTGCGGGTCTTCTTCACCGTGACACTGCCCATGGTGGCGCCCGGCCTCCTCGCGGGGGCCGCCCTGACGTGGGCGCGGGCGCTCGGCGAGTTCGGCGCGACCATCACCTTCGCCGGCAATCTGCCGGGGACGACGCAGACGCTCCCCCTCCAGGTCTTCCTGCTCCTCCAGGAGCGGCCGGAGGCGGCGACGTCGGTGTCGCTGCTGCTGCTCGTGATCGCCATGGCGGTGCTGGTCGCGCTGCGGGGGCGCTGGACCGGGACGCCCCGGGAGCGGACGTCCGGCCGCACGCCCCCGGCGGACACGGAGCCGGGGCCGGAGCGGGAGGCCACCGCCGCGGGGGCGCCGGAGGAGCGCGCCGCCGCGCGGGACGGCGGGTGGGGGCTGGAGGCCGCCTTCACCGGCTTCAACGAGCTGGCTCTGGAGGCCGGACCGGGCACCACCATCGCCGTCGTCGGCCCCAACGGGGCCGGGAAGACGACCTTGTTGCGCGCTCTGCTCGGTCTCACCACGCGTTCCCGCGCACGGCTCCGTCTCGGCGAGGAGGACGTGTCCGCCCTGCCGCCGCACCGGCGAGGGGTCGCCTGGGTGCCGCAGGACGGTGCGCTGTTCCCCCATCTGACGGCGCTTTCCAACACCGCGTACGGGCTGCGGGCGCAGGGCGTGGCACGGGCCGAAGCACGCCGCAGCGCGCAGCGGTGGCTGGACCGGCTCGGAGTGGGGCACCTCGCGGGCCGCAGGCCGTCGCAGCTCTCCGGCGGGCAGGCAGGCCGGGTCGCGCTCGCGCGGGCGCTCGCCACCCGGCCGCGGCTGCTCCTGCTCGACGAGCCGCTCGCCGCGCTCGACCAGACCACCCGGGCGCGGGTCCGCCATGAACTCCGCACCCACCTCGTCACGTTCGGCGGAGTCTGCCTGATCGTGACCCACGATCCCGTGGAGGCCGTCTCGCTCGCGGACCGGGTGCTGGTGCTCGACGAGGGCCGGGCCGTTCAGGACGCACCGCCGGCCGAGGTCACCCGCCATCCGCGCTCGCCCTGGGTGGCGCGCATGCTGGGGCGCAACGCCTGGGCGGGCACCGCGACGGCGCACGGGCTCGATCTCGCGGGCGGAGGCGCGCTCGTGGCTGCGGAGCCGCCGCCCGTCGGCGCGTCCGCGCTGGCGATCATCGCGCCGGAGGCGGTGTCACTGCACCGGGAACGGCCGGGCGGCAGCCCGCGCAACGTCTGGCCGGGGGTCGTCCGCGAGGTCACCGCGTCGGGCAGCCGGCTGCGGGTCCTGGTCGGCTCGGAGCAGGTGCCGGACCTGGTCGCCGAGGTCACGCCCGAGGCCGCGGCGGAACTGGGACTGGCGGACGGGGTGCCGGTGTGGGCGGGCGTCAAGGCGACCGAGGTGATGACGGTGACGCTCTGA
- a CDS encoding TOBE domain-containing protein, whose translation MQSYTIGQAARLLGVSPDTARRWADAGRVATHRDEGGRRLIDGRDLAAFSIEVGQSGAVEDEAPYTTARNAFPGIVTAVKLGDVAAQVEIQAGPHRLVSLLTREAVEELGLEVGMQATARVKSTNVHIDRT comes from the coding sequence ATGCAGTCCTACACCATCGGGCAGGCGGCCCGTCTGCTCGGCGTCAGCCCCGACACGGCCCGCCGCTGGGCGGATGCCGGCCGGGTCGCCACCCATCGCGACGAGGGCGGCCGACGGCTGATCGACGGCCGCGACCTGGCGGCCTTCTCGATCGAGGTCGGCCAGTCCGGCGCCGTCGAGGACGAGGCGCCCTACACCACCGCCCGGAACGCGTTCCCCGGCATCGTCACGGCCGTGAAGCTCGGCGACGTGGCGGCCCAGGTCGAGATCCAGGCGGGCCCGCACCGCCTGGTCTCCCTGCTGACCCGTGAGGCCGTGGAGGAACTCGGGCTGGAGGTCGGGATGCAGGCGACCGCGCGCGTGAAGTCGACCAATGTGCACATCGACCGGACCTGA